One window of the Bos indicus isolate NIAB-ARS_2022 breed Sahiwal x Tharparkar chromosome 15, NIAB-ARS_B.indTharparkar_mat_pri_1.0, whole genome shotgun sequence genome contains the following:
- the NUMA1 gene encoding nuclear mitotic apparatus protein 1 isoform X2: MTLHATRAAALLTWVNSLRLADPVEAVLQLQDCGVFIRIIDGILGTDEGQQILQRPVPERLEFVCSFLQKNRKHPSSAECLVSVQKVMEGSELELAKVAMLLLYHSSMSSRSLRDWEQFEYKIQAELAVILKFVLDHEDGLNLNEDLESFLQKAPVPSPRSSTISEELSPPSHQAKREVHFLELQKVASSSGNNFLSGSPASPMGDILQTPQFQMRRLKKQLADERNNRDELELELAENRKLLTEKDAQIAMMQQRIDRLAQLNEKQAASPLEPRELEELRGKNESLTVRLHETLKQCQDLKTEKSQMDRRINQLSEENGDLSFKLREFASHLQQLQGALNELTEEHSRATQEWMQKQAHLDKELGTALQDKKCLEEKNEILQGKLSQLEEHLAQLRENPPQEKGEVLGDVLQLETLKQEAATLAADNTQLQARVAALETERGQREAKLLAERSHFEGEKQQLAGLIAELQGSLSNLSQAKEELEQASQAQVARLSTQVATLTSELDTLNTAVQQRDGELAGLKQQAQTEQAQLTQTLRQQEEAAQGLRQQVEQLSSSLERKERQLEEAATEKEATRRDQAQQLAAAAEEREAALRERDTALQQLGAVEKEKAAELDVLQEQLRAAHEAQDGAQSSLTQAQQEKAELSQKVEELHTHVEAARQEQSEVQAQVAELKAQLRSEQQKTTEWERVAQEKAQLQEQVRALEESLKATTGSLEKEKRRAADTLAEQQRCICRLEAETRSLVEQHEQGQKELEEERAGRKGLEARLQQLGEAHQAQTEALRQELAEAVASQREAENECEQLAKEVATWRERYEDSQQEEEQYGAMFQEQLMTLKEECEKARQELQEAKEKVVGIEAHSELQISRQQDELAQLHASLARALQQVQEKEGRAQQLATDLATLQEKMAATSKEVARLEALVRKAGGQPETASPELFKEPPRAGDRESEWLEEQQGRPLCSTQAALQAMEREAEQMGSELERLRAALMESQGQQQEERGQQEREVARLTQERGRAQADLALEKAAKAELEMRLQNALNEQRVEFAALQEALAQALREKEGMDQELAKLHGQEAAQGAVLKELQQTVERLKEQLAKKEEGRPQSLGTASREDACGLRTQSEATEKTEPEGSELQALQAEVSRLEQQAREHQEKASSLEQSLESERAAHAEQASTLKTLQGQLEQKAQELGSSQDALASTQRELATLRAKAQEHSKAEDEWKAQVARGQQEAERKNSLISSLEEEVSILNRQVLEKEGESKELKRLVVAESEKSQKLEERLRLLQAETASSSARAAERSSALREEVQTLREEAEKQRVASESLRQELASQAERAEELGQELKAWQEKFFQKEQALSALQLEHTSTQALASELLPVKHLCQQLQAEQAAAEKRHREELEQSKQAAGGLRAELLRAQRELGELLPLRQKVAEQERMAQQLRAEKASYAEQLSMLKKAHGLLAEENRGLGERASLGRQFLEVELDQAREKYSQELAAVRADAETRLAEMQREVQSTARELEVMTAKYEGAKAKVLEERQRFQEERQKLTAQVEELSKKLADHEQASKAQQQKLKAQGGESQQEVQRLQAQLSELQAQLSQKEQAAEHYKLQMEKAKTHYDAKKQQNQELQEQLRGLEQLQTENKELRAEVDRLGRELQQAGLKTKEAEQTCRHLTAQVRSLEAQVAHADQQLRDLGKFQVATDALKSREPQAKSQLDLSIDSLDLSCEEGTPLSVTSKLPRTQPDGTSIPGEPASPISQRLPPKVESLESLYFTPIPARGQAPLESSLDSLGDISLDSSRKTRSARRRTTQIINITMTKKLDVEDPDSANASFYSTQSAPTSQAGLRAASSTQSLARLGSPDDGNSTLFSLPGYRPTTRSSARRSQAGMSSGAPPGRNSFYVGTCQDEPEQLDDWNRIAELQQRNRVCPPHLKTCYPLESRPSLSLPAITDEEIKTGDPRETLRRASMQPTQIAEGAGITTRQQRKRVSSETHQGPGTPESKKATTCFPRPMTPRDRHEGRRHSSTEAQKKAVPAVKQADRRQSMAFSILNTPKKLGNSLLRKAASKKAPSKASPNPRSGTRRSPRIATTAASAATAAASAAATTPRAKGKAKH, from the exons gtggccatgctgctgctgtaCCACTCCTCCATGAGCTCCAGGAGTCTCAGGGACTGGGAGCAGTTTGAATACAAGATTCAG GCTGAGTTAGCCGTCATTCTCAAATTCGTGCTGGACCATGAGGATGGGCTAAACCTAAATGAAGACTTGGAGAGCTTCTTGCAGAAAG CTCCTGTCCCTTCCCCTCGTTCCAGCACCATCTCTGAAGAGCTCTCTCCACCCAGCCACCAGGCCAAGAGGGAGGTTCACTTCCTAGAGCTACAGAAAGTTGCCTCTTCCAGCGGGAACAA CTTCCTCTCAGGTTCTCCAGCCTCCCCCATGGGTGACATCTTGCAGACCCCACAGTTCCAGATGAGGCGGTTAAAGAAGCAGCTTGCAGATGAGAGAAACAATCGAGACGAGCTGGAGCTGGAGTTGGCTGAGAACCGCAAGCTCCTCACCGAGAAGG ATGCGCAGATAGCCATGATGCAGCAGCGCATTGACCGCCTCGCTCAGCTCAACGAGAAGCAGGCGGCCAGTCCGCTGGAGCCCAGGGAGCTGGAGGAGCTGCGTGGCAAGAACGAGAG CCTCACTGTGCGGCTGCATGAAACTCTGAAGCAGTGCCAGGACCTGAAGACAGAGAAGAGCCAGATGGATCGCAGAATTAACCAGCTTTCTGAGGAGAATGGGGACCTTTCCTTTAAG CTGCGGGAGTTTGCCAGTCACCTGCAGCAGCTCCAGGGGGCCCTCAACGAACTGACAGAAGAGCACAGCAGGGCCACTCAGGAGTGGATGCAGAAGCAGGCGCATCTGGACAAGGAGCTCGGCACAGCCCTGCAGGACAAG AAATGCCTTGAAGAGAAGAACGAAATCCTTCAGGGAAAGCTTTCACAGCTGGAAGAACACTTGGCCCAGCTGCGGGAGAACCCACCCCAGGAGAAGGGTGAGGTGCTGGGTGACGTCTTGCAG CTGGAAACCCTCAAGCAAGAAGCAGCCACTCTCGCTGCAGACAACACCCAGCTTCAAGCCAGGGTGGCAGCATTGGAGACCGAGCGGGGCCAGCGGGAAGCCAAGCTGCTCGCCGAGCGGAGCCACTTCGAAGGAGAAAAGCAGCAGCTGGCCGGCCTGATTGCCGAGctgcagggctccctgtccaACCTCAGCCAGGCCAAGGAGGAGCTGGAGCAGGCTTCTCAGGCTCAGGTGGCCCGGCTATCCACCCAGGTGGCCACATTGACCTCCGAGCTGGATACCCTCAACACTGCTGTGCAGCAGCGGGATGGGGAACTGGCCGGCCTGAAGCAGCAGGCCCAAACGGAGCAGGCACAGCTCACACAGACTCTCCGGCAGCAGGAAGAGGCTGCCCAGGGCCTCCGCCAGCAGGTGGAGCAGCTGAGCAGCAGCCTGGAGCGGAAGGAGAGGCAGCTGGAAGAGGCCGCCACGGAGAAGGAGGCCACCCGGCGAGACCAGGCCCAGCAACTGGCTGCTGCGGCCGAGGAGCGGGAGGCTGCTCTCCGGGAGAGAGACACAGCCCTCCAGCAGCTGGGGGCggtggagaaggagaaggctgcCGAGTTGGATGTCCTGCAAGAGCAGCTGCGGGCCGCCCATGAAGCCCAGGATGGTGCCCAGTCCTCGCTGACACAGGCCCAGCAGGAGAAGGCGGAGCTGAGCCAGAAGGTGGAGGAACTCCATACCCATGTTGAGGCAGCCCGCCAGGAGCAGAGTGAGGTACAGGCCCAGGTGGCAGAGCTGAAGGCCCAGTTGAGGTCTGAGCAGCAGAAAACAACCGAGTGGGAAAGAGTGGCCCAGGAGAAGGCCCAGCTCCAGGAGCAGGTCCGGGCCCTGGAGGAGTCCCTTAAGGCCACCACAGGCAGCCTGGAAAAGGAGAAGCGCAGGGCTGCAGACACCCTGGCAGAGCAGCAGCGGTGCATCTGCAGGTTGGAGGCGGAGACGCGGAGCCTGGTGGAGCAGCACGAGCAGGGACAGAAGGAGCTGGAAGAAGAGAGAGCTGGGCGCAAGGGGCTGGAGGCCCGGTTACAGCAGCTCGGGGAGGCCCATCAGGCCCAGACAGAAGCCCTGCGGCAGGAGCTGGCCGAGGCTGTAGCCTCCCAGCGCGAGGCCGAGAATGAGTGTGAGCAGCTGGCCAAGGAGGTGGCCACCTGGCGTGAGCGGTATGAGGACAGccagcaggaggaggagcagtATGGCGCCATGTTCCAGGAACAGCTGATGACTCTGAAGGAGGAATGCGAGAAGGCCCgccaggagctgcaggaggccAAGGAGAAGGTGGTGGGGATCGAGGCCCACAGTGAGCTCCAGATCAGCCGGCAGCAGGACGAGCTGGCTCAGCTCCACGCCAGCCTGGCCAGGGCCCTACAGCAGGTCCAAGAGAAGGAGGGCAGGGCCCAGCAGCTCGCCACCGACCTTGCCACCCTGCAGGAGaagatggcagccaccagcaAGGAGGTGGCCCGCCTGGAGGCCTTGGTGCGCAAGGCAGGTGGGCAGCCGGAGACGGCCTCCCCAGAGCTGTTCAAGGAGCCGCCCAGGGCAGGAGACAGAGAGTCGGAGTGGCTGGAAGAGCAGCAGGGACGCCCGTTGTGCAGCACGCAGGCCGCGCTGCAGGCTATGGAGCGTGAGGCTGAGCAGATGGGTAGCGAGCTGGAGAGGCTTCGGGCCGCGCTGATGGAGAGCCaggggcagcagcaggaggagcgTGGGCAACAGGAGAGGGAGGTGGCGCGGCTGACCCAGGAGCGGGGCCGGGCCCAAGCTGACCTTGCCCTGGAGAAGGCCGCCAAGGCGGAGCTGGAGATGCGGCTGCAGAACGCACTCAATGAGCAGCGTGTGGAGTTTGCTGCCCTGCAGGAGGCACTGGCCCAGGCCCTGAGGGAAAAGGAGGGGATGGACCAGGAACTGGCCAAGCTTCATGGGCAGGAGGCAGCCCAAGGGGCAGTACTGAAGGAGCTTCAGCAAACTGTGGAGCGACTGAAAGAACAGCTGGCCAAGAAAGAGGAGGGGCGCCCGCAGTCTCTTGGGACAGCCAGCCGAGAAGACGCTTGTGGATTGCGAACCCAGTCCGAGGCTACTGAAAAGACTGAGCCAGAAGGCTCTGAACTGCAGGCCCTGCAGGCAGAGGTGAGCCGGCTGGAACAGCAGGCCCGTGAGCACCAGGAGAAGGCCTCCAGCCTGGAGCAAAGCCTTGAGTCTGAGCGCGCTGCCCACGCGGAGCAGGCCAGTACTCTGAAGACTCTGCAGGGCCAGTTAGAGCAGAAGGCCCAGGAGCTGGGGAGCAGTCAGGACGCCTTAGCCTCAACCCAGAGGGAGTTGGCCACCCTCCGTGCCAAGGCCCAGGAGCACAGCAAGGCCGAGGACGAGTGGAAGGCCCAGGTGGCCCGGGGTCAGCAGGAGGCCGAGAGGAAAAACAGCCTCATCAGCAGCTTGGAGGAGGAGGTGTCCATCCTGAACCGCCAGGTGCTGGAGAAGGAGGGCGAGAGCAAGGAGCTGAAGCGGCTGGTGGTCGCTGAGTCAGAGAAGAGTCAGAAGCTGGAAGAGCGGCTGCGCCTGCTCCAGGCGGAGACCGCCAGCAGCAGCGCCAGGGCTGCGGAACGCAGCTCCGCTCTGCGCGAGGAGGTCCAGACCCTCCGGGAGGAGGCTGAGAAGCAGCGGGTGGCTTCTGAGAGCCTGCGGCAGGAGCTGGCATCGCAGGCGGAGCGAGCAGAGGAGCTGGGCCAAGAGTTAAAGGCCTGGCAGGAGAAGTTCTTTCAGAAGGAGCAAGCCCTCTCGGCCCTGCAGCTGGAGCACACCAGCACACAGGCCCTGGCGAGCGAGCTGCTGCCCGTCAAGCACCTGTGCCAGCAGCTGCAGGCCGAGCAGGCTGCTGCCGAGAAGCGCCACCGGGAGGAGCTGGAGCAGAGCAAGCAGGCGGCTGGCGGGCTGCGAGCAGAGCTGCTGCGGGCCCAGCGCGAGCTCGGGGAGCTGCTGCCTCTGCGGCAGAAGGTGGCAGAGCAGGAGCGCATGGCCCAGCAGCTGCGAGCGGAGAAGGCCAGCTACgcggagcaactgagcatgctgaAGAAGGCTCACGGCCTGTTGGCGGAGGAGAACCGCGGGCTGGGCGAGCGGGCCAGCCTCGGCCGGCAGTTTCTGGAAGTGGAGCTGGACCAGGCCCGCGAGAAGTACAGCCAGGAGCTGGCAGCTGTGCGCGCTGACGCTGAGACCCGTCTGGCTGAGATGCAGCGGGAAGTGCAGAGCACTGCCCGGGAGCTGGAGGTGATGACCGCCAAGTACGAGGGTGCCAAGGCCAAGGTCCTGGAGGAGAGGCAGCGTTTCCAGGAGGAGAGGCAGAAACTCACTGCCCAG GTGGAAGAACTGAGCAAGAAGCTAGCTGACCATGAGCAAGCCAGCAAGGCGCAGCAGCAGAAGCTGAAG GCCCAGGGCGGTGAGAGCCAGCAGGAGGTCCAGCGCCTCCAGGCCCAGCTGAGTGAGCTGCAGgcccagctgagccagaaggagCAGGCGGCTGAGCACTACAAGCTACAG ATGGAGAAGGCCAAGACTCATTATGATGCCAAGAAGCAGCAGAACCAAGAGCTGCAGGAGCAGCTGCGAGGCCTGGAGCAGCTGCAGACAGAGAACAAGGAGCTGAGGGCAGAAGTGGATCGGCTGGGCCGGGAGCTGCAGCAGGCCGGGCTGAAGACCAAGGAAGCCGAGCAGACCTGCCGCCACCTCACGGCCCAGGTGCGCAGCCTGGAGGCACAG GTTGCCCATGCCGACCAGCAGCTTCGGGACCTGGGCAAGTTCCAGGTGGCGACTGATGCCTTGAAGAGCCGGGAGCCCCAGGCTAAGTCTCAGCTGGACTTGAGTATTGACAGCCTGGATCTGAGCTGCGAGGAGGGGACCCCTCTCTCTGTCACCAG CAAGTTGCCTCGCACCCAGCCAGACGGCACCAGCATCCCCGGAGAGCCAGCCTCCCCCATCTCCCAGCGTCTGCCCCCCAAAGTGGAGTCCCTGGAGAGCCTCTACTTCACGCCCATCCCTGCTCGGGGTCAGGCCCCCCTGGAGAGCAGCCTGGACTCCCTGGGGGACATCTCCCTGGACTCAAGCCGGAAGACCCGCTCCGCTCGTAGGCGCACCACGCAGATCATCAACATCACCATGACCAAG AAGCTGGACGTGGAGGATCCAGACAGTGCCAACGCCTCCTTCTACAGCACACAGTCAGCCCCCACTTCCCAGGCAGGCCTGAGGGCCGCCTCCTCCACCCAGTCTCTAGCCCGCCTGGGCTCTCCCGACGATGGCAACTCCACTCTATTCAGCCTGCCTGGCTACCGGCCCACCACTCGCAGCTCCGCTCGCCGTTCCCAGGCCGGGATGTCCAGTGGGGCCCCTCCAG GCAGGAACAGCTTCTATGTGGGCACCTGCCAGGACGAGCCCGAACAGCTGGATGACTGGAACCGCATTGCAGAGCTGCAGCAGCGCAACCGAGTATGCCCACCGCACCTGAAGACCTGCTACCCCCTTGAGTCCAGG CCCTCCCTGAGCCTGCCTGCCATCACAGATGAGGAGATAAAAACCGGCGACCCCCGGGAGACCCTGCGCCGAGCCAGCATGCAGCCAACCCAGATAGCTGAGGGCGCTGGCATTACCACACGGCAGCAGCGCAAGCGGGTTTCCTCAGAGACCCACCAGGGCCCCGGCACACCCGAG TCAAAGAAGGCCACCACATGTTTCCCGCGCCCCATGACCCCCCGGGACCGACACGAAGGGCGCAGACACAGCAGTACCGAGGCCCAGAAGAAGGCAGTTCCAGCTGTTAAACAG GCTGACCGCCGCCAGTCTATGGCCTTCAGCATCCTCAACACACCCAAGAAGCTTGGGAACAGCCTTCTGCGGAAGGCAGCCTCCAAGAAAGCCCCCTCCAAAGCCTCACCCAACCCCCGCAGTGGGACCCGCCGCTCTCCGCGCATCGCCACCACTGCAGCCAgcgctgccactgctgctgccagCGCCGCTGCCACCACCCCCCGGGCAAAGGGCAAG gcGAAGCACTGA